CGGTCGTTGCCCGTCATGGGGTTCGTCAGCGCTCATGGGTGCTTGGGCGCGATGGCCGAGATGATATTTTACGGGCGGCGTTGCATGTGTGGCTTGGCCCACACGCCGCAGTCATGAGCCTTCTGATCGATCCTGCTGAGCAACGCTTAGCCTCGTCGGTTATTCGATTTGGAATGAGCCAATTGGCCAATGCCCATCAAGGTGTCGTCTATCTCCTTTTGCCAGAATATCATGGCGAGTTGCATCACAACTTGGAGGAAATCGGCTTTGAACATATTGGAGATCAACGCCTGACGGTCAAGGAACTCACAGTGCCACTCCGCAATCCATTATTGCGGCCTGTGATCGAAGGAACGCGAGAAAGCGTCGTCAATCCGTCGCTGTCATCGTCGGTTCAATCCGAACCGTGTATCTAACACACCCCGGCGTGTGTTTGAGAGGGATGCAACTATGTTAGATCGTCGCGAAATTACCCATAATATCGATCTGTTGCTGTCAACCTTGCCGCCACGTTTGGCCGAGCCGTTGGCAACCCATGAACAGAAAGATCAAGTTATAGAAATTGTCATGGATTTGGGGCGCTTGCCCGAGGCGCGGTTTCGCCACGACCAATCAAGTTTCCTCAGCGAAACTGAAGTCTCACGCGAAGATCTCGATTATGTGACCGAGCGGATTGGCCAATTTGGTGAGGATAATCGCGCTGGGATTCAGCGCACGCTGCACCGCATTTCAGCCATTCGCAACCGCTCTGGGGTGGTGATTGGCTTGACCTGTCGGGTTGGCCGCGCGGTCTATGGCACAATCGAAATCGTGCGCGATTTGGTCGAAGCTGGTAAATCGATCTTGATTTTAGGCAAACCTGGGACTGGTAAAACCACCATGCTGCGTGAAGTCGCTCGCGTCTTGGCCGACGACTTTCTCAAGCGGGTGGTAATCGTCGATACCTCGAACGAAATCGCTGGCGATGGCGATATTCCCCACCCAGGGATTGGTCGTGCTCGCCGCATGCAAGTGGCTCGGCCAGCCGAGCAACACAATGTGATGATCGAGGCGGTCGAAAATCACATGCCCCAAGTGATTGTGATCGATGAAATTGGTACGGAGTTGGAAGCCCAAGCTGCCCGCACTATCGCCGAACGCGGGGTACAATTGGTCGGTACGGCCCACGGGAATACCTTGGAAAACCTGATGCTCAACCCAACCCTCTCCGATCTGATCGGTGGGATTCAAGCAGTAACCTTGGGCGATGAAGAAGCTCGGCGACGTGGCACGCAAAAAACCGTGCTCGAACGCAAAGCGCCGCCAACCTTCGATGTGTTGGTCGAAATTCAAAGCTGGGACGATGTAACAATTTATCAAGAAGTCGCTTCAGCCGTCGATTCAATTTTGCAGGGCAATGAACCAACCGCTGAACAACGCACCAAGGATGAGCAAGGCGAAATTGTGGTACACGAAGGCCGCCCAGAACGGCTTGATAGCGAAGCCAGCACCATGCTCACACGCCGTGGCGGCTATCGTAGCCGTGAACGCGACCGTGATCGCGGTGACCATGGCGAACGCGACTGGCGGCGTAAAAGCGAACGGCGTGAAGCCCAACGCGAAGAGCGCGAACGCTATAGCTTGGCGCTGAATGGCAGCACCAGCCCAAAAACCGAAGAACCAAGCGTGCTGGTTAAAAAGCCTGGTAAAAATGCTCCTGCTAAGATTTTTGCCTTTGGGGTTAGCCGTAATCGTTTGGAAAAAGCCTTAGATCGATTGGGCATTACCGCTAGTTTGGTGCGCGAGATGGAACAAGCCACGATGGTGATTACGCTAAAAAATTACTATCGCCAGCACCCAACTCGGCTGCGTGATGCCGAAGAACGCGGGATTCCAGTGTATGTGCTACGCTCGAACACCCAAACCCAAATGGAAGAATGCCTCGGCTCGGCCTTCGAAATCAGCATCAGTCCTAGCGACCCGCTGAGCGAGGCCATGGAAGAGGTTGAAGAAGCAATTAGTCAAGTCATGGATGGCTCAACCGAAAGTATCGAACTGAGTCCGCAAAGTTCCTATGTGCGTAGGTTGCAACATCAGATTGTTGAGCGGTACAATCTACAATCAGAAAGTACTGGCAAAGAACCACGTCGCCGTATTCGGATCTTTCGCTAAATCGGCAACGTGGCCTCAACTTGTTGGACTGTAGGGGAACCATGAGCTTGTTCATTACCTTTGAAGGCCCAGAAGGTAGCGGGAAGAGCACCCAAGCCCGCTACCTCAAGGATTATCTACAACAGGCTGGCTATCCAGTCATCTTAACTCGTGAGCCAGGCGGAACGCCAATTAGCGATGCTGTGCGGCGGCTTGTGCTCGATGGTCAATGGACGGCGATGGAGCCGACAACCGAAACCCTCTTGTTTGCTGCCGCTCGTGCTCAGTTAGTTGGCGAAGTGATCTTGCCCTATCTGAAACTGGGCGGCATTGTTTTGTGCGACCGTTATGCCGATTCGACCTTTGCCCACCAAGGTTATGGCTTGGGTCGTAATTTAACCGAATTACGCGAAATTACCCGTTTTGCAACTGGCGGCTTACAACCCGATTTAACCTTCTTTCTGGATTTGCCAGTTGAGCAAGGCTTGCAGCGCAAACGTAAACAGCGCGATGATTTTCGTGAATCAAGCCAATTGGCCTTGCCCTTGCCCCACTTGCCCCAACCAAGCCCCAGCCAAAACGAACATTGGAATCGACTCGATGCCCGCGAGATCGCCTACCACGAACGGGTGCGCAGTGGCTACCTTGAGATGATCGCCGCTGATCCGCATCGTTGGCAGGTGTTTGATGCAGGAATTGAGCGCGAAAGCCTCACCGAACAATTGCTTTTGGCCGTCCAGCCGCATCTCACGACAATTAAAACCTTGAGCTAAAGCCCGCCATATAAGCTGCATCTCAGTCGAGTATCAGGCTGAGATGCGCTTGGGCGGTGGTTCGATATGGTACAATACCCCAATCGTGGTAAATTAATTGCCAGTATTCTAAACCCATGCAATCGCCTCAAACAGCCGAGGCCTTCTTCAGGAAAGCATAGGAACATGACAGAAATTATTGCAGAACTTAAAAGCATCTTGCCAATTGTTGGCATGATTGTTGGGGGCTATTTGGTGCTCTTATGGGTTGCCTCGCTGGTATGGACTTACCGCGATATTGATAGCCGCTCCAACGATGTTTTGGTGCAAGTGCTTTCAACCTCGATGGCCTTCTTTTTGCCATTTGCTGGGTTGTTGTTATATATGTTGGTGCGCCCGCGCGAAACGCTCACCCAAAAATATGAGCGCGAATTGGAAGAAACCTTTATGCGTCGCGATATTGAGGATGAACATGTCTGCCCAAATTGCCAACGCAGCATTCAGGCAGATTTTATTTTGTGCCCGCATTGCCAAACCCATTTGCGCCGCAACTGTGGCAATTGCAATCGGGTGATCGATATGACCTGGCAGGTTTGCCCGTACTGCGCAGCCCCAGCCAACACTCGCATCAACAGCCAACCATTGCGCCAACCAGAATATGAACAACACTACGCCCGCTAGTTTGCAAATGTGCCCCATTTGTAGTAACCCTGTGCAGCCAATGCCCCGCTATCCGCGCTATGTTTGCGCCGATTGTCGGGCATTGGCGGTTGATCAGTATGGCCGTCTAGTTGAGTTTTTCAACACAGGCTTCTTGGGTACAGGCTGCGCTGGTAGCTATCGTGATGATCAATCGGCCTATCTATCCGATCAGTGCTGGATCAACGGGCAACGTTGCACTGCCAAAGAAGCGCGTTTCGGTGGGATTGTGATTGAGGTAACTGAGCATGAATGAGCAGGAGCATTGGCAAGGCTTTATCACCGCCTTCAACGAGGAGCGTTTTGTTGATGGGGTGCTGCAATTAGAAGAATTGTGGTTTCCCACCCGCAACGATCTCTACCGTGGCCTGATTCGGCTGTCGGTAGCGCTTAATCAACTACGTTTGGGGATTGTCGATAGCCCGCGCCAACTGCTTGCCAGCGCCCACGATATGCTGGCTCCCTTTGAAACCAACCAGCACAACCTCAATATTCAACGAATTCGCGAGTATATTCAAGCCTGCGCTAGCTTAATTCCGACTGATCTACGAACTGGCCAAGGCCGCATCGATTGGGATTTGGTTCCACGGATTCAGCTATAAAATCCATCACAAAGAGGAATTAGCGCTTGATCCACGAAGGACACGAAGCGCACGAAGGATGTTTTTTCGCCACAGATTGCACGGATTTATTTGATTATCTGAACCCTTACCCCTAGTCCCTGACCCCTAGCCATCGATCCCCAACCCCTATGTTCTATACTCTAACTCCCTATTACAATTTTCGCATACTTGCATAGCGTAGCACATCGCAGTAGAATGAGCGCTAATTGAATCTGGTACGGCAGCTCCGTACATCAAGCAAATGTTCGGGAACGCTGGGTTCTTGGACGTTTTTTGTAGGCAGCGGGAAACGGCCTGTTGCCAAGGACAAACGTGCTATGCAATGGAAATTAGCACTTCATCGGCCAATTGCTCCGCGTGCGAGCAATGAAGAAACTTTGCGCCGCAATATGCGCTTAGGAGTGGCCAATGGAGTTTTATTTATTTTAGCCGACGCATTTAGCGATGCAAATTTGGTTCTGACGGTGTTTGTACGTGAATTGGGTGCTGCGCCGTGGGTGGTTGGTTTGTTGCCATCGCTTAAATCGGGCGGCTGGCTCTTGCCACAATTGTTGAGTGCTGGTCGCTTGCAAGGTATGACCTACAAATTGCCAGTCTATCGCCAAGTGGGGATTGTGCGTTTTTTTATTTGGTTGGCGATGGTGATGGTGGTTTGGAATGCAACTAGTTTGCCGGTGTGGGTGCTATTGCCGCTGTTTTTGCTGGGTTATGCCCTCTACAACTTTACTGGCGGCTCTGGTTCGGTCGCTTTTCAAGA
This portion of the Herpetosiphon gulosus genome encodes:
- a CDS encoding zinc ribbon domain-containing protein → MTEIIAELKSILPIVGMIVGGYLVLLWVASLVWTYRDIDSRSNDVLVQVLSTSMAFFLPFAGLLLYMLVRPRETLTQKYERELEETFMRRDIEDEHVCPNCQRSIQADFILCPHCQTHLRRNCGNCNRVIDMTWQVCPYCAAPANTRINSQPLRQPEYEQHYAR
- the tmk gene encoding dTMP kinase; the protein is MSLFITFEGPEGSGKSTQARYLKDYLQQAGYPVILTREPGGTPISDAVRRLVLDGQWTAMEPTTETLLFAAARAQLVGEVILPYLKLGGIVLCDRYADSTFAHQGYGLGRNLTELREITRFATGGLQPDLTFFLDLPVEQGLQRKRKQRDDFRESSQLALPLPHLPQPSPSQNEHWNRLDAREIAYHERVRSGYLEMIAADPHRWQVFDAGIERESLTEQLLLAVQPHLTTIKTLS
- a CDS encoding R3H domain-containing nucleic acid-binding protein; translated protein: MLDRREITHNIDLLLSTLPPRLAEPLATHEQKDQVIEIVMDLGRLPEARFRHDQSSFLSETEVSREDLDYVTERIGQFGEDNRAGIQRTLHRISAIRNRSGVVIGLTCRVGRAVYGTIEIVRDLVEAGKSILILGKPGTGKTTMLREVARVLADDFLKRVVIVDTSNEIAGDGDIPHPGIGRARRMQVARPAEQHNVMIEAVENHMPQVIVIDEIGTELEAQAARTIAERGVQLVGTAHGNTLENLMLNPTLSDLIGGIQAVTLGDEEARRRGTQKTVLERKAPPTFDVLVEIQSWDDVTIYQEVASAVDSILQGNEPTAEQRTKDEQGEIVVHEGRPERLDSEASTMLTRRGGYRSRERDRDRGDHGERDWRRKSERREAQREERERYSLALNGSTSPKTEEPSVLVKKPGKNAPAKIFAFGVSRNRLEKALDRLGITASLVREMEQATMVITLKNYYRQHPTRLRDAEERGIPVYVLRSNTQTQMEECLGSAFEISISPSDPLSEAMEEVEEAISQVMDGSTESIELSPQSSYVRRLQHQIVERYNLQSESTGKEPRRRIRIFR